The following proteins come from a genomic window of Ignavibacteriales bacterium:
- the atpH gene encoding ATP synthase F1 subunit delta produces MSVFRISYRYANSLMLLAVEKNIFQKISDDADLIFNTFNASKELRAVLKSPVVKSTDKKALLEKIFQNKINGETQSFINFVVEKNREDILFDIFKEFLVLVDKKNGVVKAKVVSAIDLNDQIKQKMVGDLEKKTNKKISANYHVDPNLIGGFIVRIEDTVYDASVKNQLNLLRKKFSQEIKISNN; encoded by the coding sequence ATGAGTGTTTTCCGAATTTCATATCGTTACGCGAATTCTTTAATGCTTCTTGCAGTAGAGAAGAATATTTTCCAAAAAATTTCTGATGATGCTGACCTTATCTTTAATACATTTAATGCATCAAAAGAACTTCGGGCTGTGTTGAAAAGTCCGGTTGTAAAATCGACCGATAAGAAAGCTTTGTTGGAAAAAATATTCCAAAATAAAATTAATGGTGAAACACAGAGCTTTATCAATTTTGTAGTTGAAAAGAACCGGGAAGATATTCTCTTTGATATTTTCAAAGAATTTCTTGTCTTGGTGGATAAGAAGAACGGAGTTGTAAAAGCAAAAGTTGTATCTGCAATTGATTTGAATGATCAGATAAAACAAAAAATGGTCGGTGATCTTGAAAAGAAGACTAACAAAAAGATTTCAGCCAATTATCATGTAGATCCGAATTTGATCGGAGGTTTCATCGTCCGCATCGAAGATACTGTTTATGATGCTTCTGTAAAAAATCAATTGAATTTATTGCGCAAAAAATTTTCACAAGAAATAAAAATATCTAATAACTAA
- the atpF gene encoding F0F1 ATP synthase subunit B, which yields MNTISFLLLFIFSEGGEKSGSPLDVNPGVILWTVVTFVLLLLILKKIAWKPILNSLSERENFIKDSLEKADKAQKDAEKLLAENKVNLSKAEDDANKIIEQGREMAEKLKVQILEESKAQARKMILDATGEIERKNSEAFNNLKGQVADIAVNAAEKIIRETLDKDKQVKLVNKYLDDLKN from the coding sequence ATGAATACAATTAGTTTTTTGTTGTTGTTTATCTTTTCTGAAGGCGGTGAAAAAAGCGGCAGTCCCCTGGATGTAAATCCCGGCGTAATATTATGGACTGTTGTAACGTTCGTCTTACTTCTGCTGATCTTAAAAAAGATTGCATGGAAACCAATTCTCAATTCCTTGAGCGAAAGAGAAAATTTTATTAAAGATTCTCTTGAGAAAGCCGATAAAGCTCAGAAAGATGCTGAGAAGTTGCTGGCTGAGAATAAAGTTAATCTTTCTAAAGCCGAAGACGATGCCAATAAAATAATTGAACAAGGCAGAGAGATGGCTGAAAAATTGAAAGTTCAAATTCTTGAAGAGAGTAAAGCCCAAGCAAGAAAAATGATATTAGACGCAACAGGCGAAATCGAACGAAAAAACAGCGAAGCCTTTAACAACCTTAAAGGACAGGTAGCGGATATTGCCGTCAATGCTGCCGAAAAGATAATTAGAGAAACTCTCGATAAAGATAAACAAGTAAAGTTGGTTAACAAATATTTGGATGACTTGAAAAACTAA
- the atpE gene encoding ATP synthase F0 subunit C: MEFAYLAAGFGAALTVIGGAFGIGKLASSAMEASGRQPEAAGDIRTSMIIAAALIEGISLFALVICILLALK; encoded by the coding sequence ATGGAATTTGCATATTTAGCAGCCGGTTTCGGCGCAGCATTAACGGTTATCGGTGGTGCATTCGGTATTGGAAAATTAGCGAGCTCAGCTATGGAAGCAAGCGGACGTCAGCCTGAAGCAGCCGGCGATATCAGAACATCAATGATTATTGCAGCAGCTCTTATTGAAGGTATTTCTCTTTTCGCGCTCGTTATCTGTATTCTTTTGGCACTTAAGTAA
- the atpB gene encoding F0F1 ATP synthase subunit A: MWVYNPNTVADTIKTALEVREKQDTGWIMHHVLDSRELDFTPFGIVHLPEIHLFGIDISITKHVFFMWLAFVILVVTFFYVAKTYKKSLVPRGVTNLTEVLIVFVRDEIVKPTIGKGYERFLPYLLTVFFFILTCNFLGLIPYGSTATSNIAVTATLAVISFVVIQAGGMMKNGVFGYLKGLVPHGIPIWLLPIMIPVELLGLFTKPFALAVRLFANMTAGHIVILSLLGLIFILHTYFVAPVSVSFTLFIFFLEILVALIQAYIFTMLSSLFIGMAVHQEH; this comes from the coding sequence ATGTGGGTTTATAATCCTAATACAGTTGCTGATACTATCAAAACAGCACTAGAAGTGAGAGAGAAACAGGACACAGGCTGGATAATGCATCACGTTCTTGATTCTAGAGAACTTGATTTTACTCCTTTTGGTATTGTTCATCTGCCGGAAATTCATTTGTTCGGTATTGATATTTCGATTACTAAACATGTTTTCTTCATGTGGCTGGCATTTGTAATTTTAGTTGTTACTTTCTTCTATGTAGCAAAGACATATAAAAAATCTCTTGTTCCGCGAGGTGTAACAAACTTAACGGAAGTATTGATTGTTTTTGTCCGCGATGAAATTGTTAAACCGACAATCGGCAAAGGTTACGAAAGATTTTTACCTTATTTGTTAACAGTGTTCTTCTTCATATTGACATGTAATTTTCTCGGACTAATTCCGTACGGTTCAACTGCAACAAGCAATATTGCGGTAACAGCAACACTTGCTGTAATTTCTTTTGTTGTTATTCAAGCCGGCGGAATGATGAAAAACGGAGTCTTCGGATATTTGAAAGGATTAGTCCCTCATGGAATTCCGATTTGGCTGCTGCCGATTATGATACCCGTTGAATTATTAGGTTTATTTACAAAACCCTTTGCATTAGCTGTTCGTCTTTTTGCGAATATGACAGCCGGACATATTGTTATTTTATCGCTCTTAGGATTGATATTTATTCTTCATACATATTTTGTAGCACCGGTTTCGGTTTCTTTTACATTGTTTATCTTTTTCCTTGAGATTTTAGTTGCACTGATTCAAGCATATATTTTTACAATGCTGTCGTCGTTATTTATCGGGATGGCGGTTCATCAAGAACATTAA
- a CDS encoding AtpZ/AtpI family protein, translated as MSIEQKSTEKISQSFKNVGPYLGLGTQLAASIIFMFFLGRWLDEKFNSTPLMILICSFIGGFAGIYNFIHTVLQLNQKKKIDRKK; from the coding sequence ATGAGCATAGAACAAAAATCTACAGAGAAGATTAGTCAGTCATTTAAAAATGTAGGACCTTATCTTGGATTAGGTACACAATTAGCTGCATCTATAATCTTCATGTTTTTTCTTGGTAGATGGCTTGATGAAAAATTTAATTCTACTCCTCTAATGATTTTAATCTGTTCATTCATCGGCGGATTTGCCGGTATTTATAATTTTATTCATACAGTTCTGCAATTAAATCAGAAGAAAAAAATTGATAGAAAAAAGTAG
- a CDS encoding polymer-forming cytoskeletal protein has protein sequence MANKRDSITEDVSIISSGVKIDGNLYSDGNVRIDGSIKGNISVSGNLTIGDVSEIYGEVKAKNITMSGKVLGKINSLEKLKLESKAYLKGDLITKFLIIEEGAHFEGFSSMNNGVSSEPKEE, from the coding sequence ATGGCAAATAAAAGAGATTCAATTACAGAAGATGTTAGCATAATTAGCAGCGGAGTAAAAATTGATGGAAATCTTTACAGCGATGGTAATGTAAGAATTGACGGAAGTATCAAAGGCAATATTTCAGTGAGTGGTAATTTAACAATTGGAGACGTAAGTGAAATTTACGGCGAGGTAAAAGCTAAAAATATTACTATGAGCGGAAAAGTTTTGGGCAAAATCAATTCATTGGAAAAACTAAAACTGGAATCTAAAGCTTATTTGAAAGGCGATTTGATAACGAAATTTTTAATTATAGAAGAAGGCGCTCACTTTGAAGGATTCAGCAGTATGAATAACGGTGTCTCTTCTGAACCAAAAGAGGAATGA
- a CDS encoding M23 family metallopeptidase: MKWFNLENLRNSSFHITPNLPIITTQRYKYSIIRLVAYLGVYTILSWLVLIFILSITPLKDFLFVIDNNELKTQREKIQLLQNSVETLTAQLQNIASTNERMKFAMMLAQKDSVKSNDALYDSLRKPINKKIKIGGDIFSAFNDLMNKIFQVAEKSNPLIFIEPVNGIITTEFMPDKGHMGIDYGLKSGNPVYASAGGLITFSDYTISGGYTIIIQHDQNYISIYRHCSSLLKKVRDYVSQGELIALSGDSGKNTTGPHLHFEIWQNGKPVDPQKILLK, from the coding sequence ATGAAATGGTTTAATCTGGAGAATCTTAGAAATTCTTCATTTCACATAACTCCTAATCTTCCAATCATTACTACTCAAAGATACAAATACAGCATTATCCGACTGGTTGCTTATCTAGGGGTTTATACAATATTATCATGGCTTGTTTTGATCTTTATTCTTTCTATAACCCCATTAAAAGATTTTTTATTTGTGATTGATAATAACGAATTGAAAACACAGCGGGAAAAGATTCAACTATTGCAAAATAGTGTTGAGACTCTAACTGCTCAGCTTCAAAATATTGCGTCCACTAACGAGCGGATGAAATTCGCAATGATGCTGGCACAAAAAGATTCCGTAAAAAGTAACGATGCTTTGTATGATTCGCTTCGTAAGCCGATTAATAAAAAGATCAAAATTGGCGGAGATATTTTTTCTGCATTTAACGATTTGATGAATAAAATTTTTCAAGTCGCTGAAAAATCAAACCCATTAATTTTTATTGAGCCCGTAAACGGTATTATTACGACTGAGTTTATGCCGGATAAGGGACATATGGGAATTGACTATGGATTGAAATCCGGCAATCCTGTTTACGCATCTGCCGGCGGTCTAATAACATTTTCCGATTACACAATTTCCGGCGGGTATACAATAATTATTCAACATGATCAAAATTATATCTCAATTTATAGACATTGTTCATCATTACTTAAAAAGGTACGCGATTATGTTTCTCAAGGAGAATTAATAGCTCTAAGCGGAGATTCAGGCAAAAATACAACCGGACCACATCTTCATTTCGAAATTTGGCAGAATGGTAAACCGGTGGATCCTCAAAAAATATTATTAAAGTAG
- a CDS encoding glycosyltransferase family 9 protein, which yields MQEKILIIQTAFLGDAVLTLPMIQKLKEKFPASILKVLCILSTKELFEHSPSVDETIVYDKRGEQKSFLSYIKLIKQINEQKFTQIYSPHRSFRSSILVMFSGVKNSSGFDIASCSFFYKRRIKYFSSKHEVARNLDLIGYDTSGEKWKVLPFINTGSAAEIKIGEIIENLGKKRFAAVAPGSVWSTKIYPQEYFLDAINYLVNQNYDVYLVGGSADKRLCNNLANNYKAGVHSLAGKLTVIESIALLKKCALLISNDSAPTHLGMIADIPTITIYCSTVPEFGFYPYNRKSKSLSLDGLDCKPCGIHGHMECPIKTFDCGKKLLPDVLIASIKEFILH from the coding sequence GTGCAAGAAAAAATTCTTATCATTCAGACAGCATTTCTTGGCGACGCGGTTTTAACTTTGCCAATGATTCAAAAATTAAAAGAAAAATTCCCAGCCTCGATTCTAAAAGTACTTTGCATTCTTTCCACCAAAGAATTGTTTGAGCATTCACCATCTGTTGACGAAACGATTGTTTATGACAAGAGAGGAGAACAAAAATCGTTTTTGAGTTATATTAAATTGATTAAACAAATTAATGAACAAAAATTTACACAAATCTATTCCCCGCATCGATCGTTTAGATCCTCAATTCTTGTCATGTTTTCAGGTGTAAAAAACAGCTCCGGATTTGATATTGCAAGCTGCAGCTTTTTTTACAAGAGAAGAATAAAGTATTTCTCTTCTAAACATGAAGTAGCGCGCAACCTTGATTTAATTGGTTATGATACATCCGGTGAAAAATGGAAGGTGCTGCCATTTATTAATACCGGGAGTGCTGCAGAAATTAAAATTGGTGAGATAATTGAAAATCTAGGAAAAAAGAGATTCGCGGCAGTCGCTCCAGGATCAGTCTGGTCAACTAAAATCTACCCGCAAGAATATTTTTTAGATGCTATTAATTATTTAGTCAATCAAAATTATGATGTATATCTTGTTGGCGGAAGTGCCGATAAACGACTTTGTAATAATTTGGCTAATAATTATAAGGCTGGTGTTCATTCATTAGCGGGAAAATTAACTGTAATAGAATCAATTGCATTGCTTAAAAAATGCGCTCTCCTTATATCTAACGATAGTGCGCCGACCCATCTTGGCATGATAGCGGACATCCCAACCATAACAATTTATTGTTCTACCGTACCAGAATTTGGTTTTTATCCTTATAATCGAAAAAGTAAATCACTTTCACTCGATGGCCTAGACTGCAAACCATGTGGAATTCATGGACATATGGAATGCCCAATAAAAACATTCGACTGCGGGAAAAAACTTTTGCCCGATGTTTTAATCGCTTCTATAAAAGAATTTATCCTTCATTAA
- a CDS encoding lysophospholipid acyltransferase family protein → MRTKHKIEFFIFNSFANLFKLIGLNRTRRSTRYLAYVLYYLIPLRKKIVISNLKTALPQKSNSEIRKLARHTYQNILITFFELMYLPSMKEEEVQSSIVIENLEAIQKIIGTNKAAIILTGHFGGWEYCMSSLSLKFDREVSLLAQPQSNPGVSDYVMRARAKFGNKIILSGISIRKIYETIKSGGIIGIAGDQRGHYEGPRFSFFGRSTALYTGAASIAIKTNCPVIMTAFERQKDYSYKMHLEELKCDNLPEENGEKVRVLTQQYISFLEKHIRKNPDQYFWMHKIWKY, encoded by the coding sequence ATGCGAACAAAACATAAAATTGAATTTTTCATTTTCAATTCTTTTGCTAATCTATTTAAGTTAATTGGATTAAACAGAACTAGGCGAAGTACAAGATATCTTGCTTATGTCCTATATTATCTGATTCCTTTAAGGAAAAAGATTGTAATAAGTAATTTGAAAACAGCACTACCGCAAAAATCCAATTCCGAAATTAGAAAACTTGCGCGCCATACTTATCAAAATATTCTTATCACTTTTTTCGAGCTGATGTATCTTCCTTCGATGAAAGAAGAAGAGGTTCAATCATCAATTGTAATTGAAAATCTTGAAGCTATTCAAAAAATTATTGGAACAAATAAAGCAGCAATCATTCTTACTGGCCATTTCGGAGGTTGGGAATATTGTATGTCGTCTCTTTCATTAAAATTCGACAGAGAAGTAAGTCTTTTGGCTCAACCGCAGAGCAATCCTGGCGTTTCTGATTATGTAATGCGCGCAAGAGCAAAATTTGGCAATAAAATTATTCTTTCAGGTATTTCTATTAGAAAAATATATGAAACTATTAAAAGCGGCGGGATCATTGGAATTGCGGGCGATCAGAGAGGTCATTATGAAGGACCTAGATTCAGTTTCTTCGGACGATCTACAGCTCTCTACACCGGCGCAGCAAGCATTGCAATAAAAACAAATTGCCCGGTTATTATGACTGCATTTGAACGTCAAAAGGATTATTCATACAAAATGCATCTGGAAGAGTTGAAATGTGATAATCTTCCGGAAGAAAACGGAGAAAAAGTTAGAGTACTAACCCAGCAATACATTTCATTCTTAGAAAAACATATCAGAAAAAATCCGGACCAATATTTTTGGATGCATAAAATTTGGAAATATTAG
- a CDS encoding GWxTD domain-containing protein, translating to MKKFTIFLSFILLLTSFVSAQNQTDLNFEFDYARFNYDSSSVYIEFYYELNSKGMQITPTDKGGLIEAVVHLELKNNATNEFSINKDWKIQAIVDTNKKARESINDVLGFVVPEGKYSLVLTIHDLKNPAMQKTITENVVVQPIKKDKFSLSDIELARQIKKDDADQKSLYYKNSLEVIPNPTMIYSNLFPAMFFYMELYNLKLHDEKADFSFQKTLYNSSGKPLYKSTKTIQQQKEAVVEYGVVNLSKFPTDSYYFEVSLIDPISKQAFLSTKRFYLYNPNVVDSTSTTYLNTGVINSEFGMYNIDECNNNFNQAKYLATQREIDQYKNLGSLDAKREFLFNFWKNRDENPETPKNEFKEEYEKRVAYANNNFTRMNKEGYLTDRGRVVLLYGEPDQKDYFPNEPNLKPYEIWFYNQIEGGTSFVFGDLTGFGNYELLHSTKRDELHDENWMRRISTQ from the coding sequence ATGAAGAAGTTTACAATATTTCTTTCTTTTATTCTTTTATTAACATCATTTGTATCGGCTCAAAACCAAACCGACCTGAATTTTGAATTTGATTATGCACGTTTTAACTACGATTCTTCTTCTGTGTACATTGAATTTTATTACGAACTTAATTCGAAAGGAATGCAAATCACCCCAACTGACAAAGGAGGACTCATTGAAGCGGTTGTTCATCTTGAATTAAAAAATAATGCAACCAATGAATTCTCGATTAACAAGGATTGGAAAATTCAAGCTATTGTTGACACCAATAAAAAAGCGAGAGAAAGCATAAATGATGTCTTGGGATTTGTTGTACCCGAAGGAAAATATTCTCTTGTGCTGACGATTCATGATTTAAAAAACCCTGCCATGCAAAAAACTATTACTGAAAACGTTGTTGTCCAACCTATTAAAAAGGATAAATTTTCACTGAGTGATATTGAACTCGCACGGCAAATTAAAAAAGATGATGCCGATCAAAAATCTCTTTATTATAAAAATTCTCTCGAAGTAATTCCGAATCCAACTATGATTTATTCCAATCTTTTCCCGGCAATGTTTTTCTATATGGAATTGTACAATCTAAAATTACATGATGAAAAAGCCGATTTCTCTTTTCAAAAAACACTTTATAATAGCTCAGGCAAACCACTTTATAAAAGTACAAAAACAATTCAGCAGCAAAAAGAAGCAGTTGTAGAATATGGGGTAGTTAATTTGTCGAAGTTTCCAACAGATTCATATTATTTTGAGGTAAGTTTAATTGATCCAATTTCCAAACAAGCATTTCTATCAACTAAGCGTTTCTATTTATATAATCCTAATGTCGTTGATTCGACCAGTACAACATATTTAAATACTGGAGTGATAAACAGCGAATTTGGTATGTATAATATTGATGAATGTAACAACAATTTTAATCAGGCAAAGTACCTTGCAACTCAGAGAGAAATAGACCAATACAAGAATCTCGGTTCTTTGGACGCCAAAAGAGAATTCCTTTTTAATTTTTGGAAAAATAGAGATGAAAATCCCGAAACACCCAAAAATGAATTTAAGGAAGAATATGAGAAGAGAGTTGCTTATGCAAATAATAATTTTACAAGAATGAACAAAGAAGGTTATTTAACAGATAGAGGCAGAGTAGTTCTTCTATACGGCGAACCCGATCAAAAAGATTATTTCCCTAATGAACCAAATTTAAAACCTTATGAAATTTGGTTTTACAATCAAATAGAAGGTGGTACATCCTTTGTCTTTGGAGATTTAACCGGTTTTGGAAATTATGAATTGCTCCATTCCACAAAACGTGATGAATTACATGATGAGAATTGGATGAGAAGAATAAGCACTCAATAA
- a CDS encoding PorV/PorQ family protein has product MKKIYLKLFLLILAASTVFADGGVRNGTGAASQLLIPVGARGIAMGGSTVSGSSGLEALYWNPANLAMGGGTDVMFSYMSHIADIGVTYFGVSTTLEGFGSLAFTLKSLSVGTINITTVDNPDGNGQSFKPTFMTLGVTYSRLLSDRISVGVTMNYISETLDLVSSNALGFNFGVTYRNLANINGFNLAIALKNFGPQMRYDGSGLYLNATPAGLERGEATYKMTAAAFDLPSTLEIGLSYNYNINSSNSFQLEGDYQNSNYYADEYRVGLEYNLNNMFFIRGGYAFTPSFADNTDYNIYGITAGIGVKYDVGGTAMKLDYAFRQTKFFDNNHVISLQFGF; this is encoded by the coding sequence ATGAAAAAAATATATTTAAAATTATTTTTGCTGATTCTTGCTGCCAGCACCGTATTTGCAGATGGCGGTGTTAGAAATGGTACAGGCGCTGCCTCACAGCTCTTGATACCTGTTGGTGCTAGGGGAATTGCAATGGGTGGTTCTACAGTATCCGGTTCTTCCGGTTTAGAAGCACTCTATTGGAATCCTGCCAACCTTGCTATGGGTGGTGGGACTGATGTTATGTTTTCTTATATGTCACATATTGCAGATATCGGAGTTACATATTTTGGAGTATCAACGACTCTGGAAGGTTTTGGTTCACTTGCTTTTACTCTAAAATCGTTATCAGTTGGTACCATAAATATTACTACAGTTGATAATCCAGATGGAAACGGGCAGTCATTCAAGCCTACTTTTATGACCTTAGGTGTAACATACTCGAGATTGTTAAGTGATAGAATCTCAGTAGGTGTAACAATGAATTATATCTCGGAAACATTAGATCTTGTTAGCTCAAATGCTTTGGGGTTTAATTTTGGTGTTACATACCGAAACCTAGCGAATATTAATGGATTCAATCTTGCTATTGCATTAAAGAACTTTGGTCCTCAAATGAGATACGATGGATCTGGTTTATATTTGAACGCAACTCCTGCTGGTCTTGAAAGAGGAGAAGCTACTTATAAAATGACTGCAGCAGCATTTGATTTACCATCAACACTCGAAATAGGTCTTAGCTACAATTACAATATTAATTCATCTAATTCATTTCAACTTGAAGGTGATTATCAAAACAGTAACTACTACGCAGATGAATATAGAGTCGGCTTAGAATATAATCTGAACAATATGTTCTTTATTCGTGGCGGTTATGCATTTACACCGAGTTTTGCTGATAATACCGATTATAACATATATGGTATTACAGCCGGTATTGGTGTTAAGTATGATGTAGGTGGAACTGCGATGAAGTTAGATTATGCATTTAGACAAACTAAATTCTTCGATAATAACCATGTAATCTCTCTTCAATTTGGTTTCTAA